AGAACACCGCCCACGTCCCGGCGGCGGCCCGGCCGCAGACGCCGACGCCGGGCCGCCGGCCCTCGGGTTCACCGGCCCCGCCAAGCTCGGGGGGCAAGGGCGGCGGCAGCTCCTTCGCGCGCTCCTTCGGGGTCTACTTCCCGCGCTCCTCCGCGCAGGTGCAGCCGGCGCGCGCGGCCTCGGCGCCGGCAGAGGTTGCCGAGCTCGCCCGCCTCGTCGAGGAGCTGCAGGAGCGCGAGTCCCGCCTGCGCACCGAGCTGCTCGAGCACAAGATCCTCAAGGAGACCGTCGTCATCGTGCCCTTCCTCGAGACCGAGCTCGCCGCCAAGAGCAGCGAGCTCGGCCGGTGCCGGGACGCCATGTCACGGCTCCAGGCCGAGAACGCACGGCTGCGCGCCGAGCTCGACGCCGCCGTCGCTAGTGTCGCGAGCAAGGAGCAGAGGATTGCCGAGATGGAGAGGCGGATGGCGGAGATGGCGAGGCCGCAGCGAGGTGGCGCCGACGATTGCTCGTCGTCGGACGGCTccatggcgggaggaggcgacacgGCGGCCAAGCGAGCGAGCAAGCCCGTTCcccctcctccaccaccgcctccgccgccgccaatgCCGACACGCGCCAAGCCCAAGTCCTACTTCCCCGGCTCCTCCCGTGCCTCGCCGGCCAACTCCTCCTCGTCCGGCTCGTCCACGCCGTCCTGCTCCTCCGACACGGCGGCATCCACGGGCCGCAAGCCGCAGCTCTCGAAGCTGCCCCCGataccaccgccaccgccgccgcccccaccgtcAATGCCGACGCGAGCAACCCGGAGCGCGAGCTCGTCGCCGTCGACCTCAAGCGGCGCCGCGCCGGCCCCTCCGCCCCCGCCACCCCCGCCGCCTCCTTCTGGCCCGTGCGTGCGACGCGTCCCGGAGGTGGTGGAGTTCTACCACTCGCTGATGCGGCGCGACTCCAAGAGGGACTGCGGCGGCGGCGCATGCCCCGAGGCCGGCGGCACGGGCGGTTCCGGCGCGGCGAACGCCCGGGACATGATCGGCGAGATCGAGAACCGCTCCTCCCACCTCATCGCGGTAAGCCAAGCCCAAAAATCCACCCAAAAGAATCCCACATTTACATTTCCCTCCCGTCTTTGTTCAAATCATCATCGTCGCGTTAGACAAAATCTGAAACCGAAAAAGGGTTTCACGAAAGCCGACGCGGAGTAGCTGCCAACTACTAGTTGGATGGGTGAATCAAATCAATCAATCGCCGATGAGAGTGGTTGCTTTGCACGCGGTGCGGAACAAGAACGCAGCACCAGAAAGTTATCGTCTTTTGGGGCGCCAACTGTTCACGCTCACAGGCACATACAGATGCAGATAAATGCGGCTGAACAACACACAGATAAATACAGAGGTGAAAAGAAAGAAACATGGGCCTTTTTCCAGGCTCGTCTTTCTCGAGCTCGCCACCCCGCGTTCCATGGAGAAGCCCACCTCCTCACGCCCGCACGCACGCGTTCGTTTCTTTCTTTCTCTTGGATTTTTGTGGTTTTTGGAGGAACTCAACTCAGTAAGATAGGACAATTCGGTTGGGaacaaaaaaaagaagaggaaaaaacaAGGGCAGCATTGGTAAGGTTGCAGTGGATCCGGGAAAAGTTGCTCTTGTCAGACTGGCTCGTAGGGCCCAGGGAGCACGCTGACCAGagagagactttcttcttttttcaaATATCATTACCGGTAGTGCCAACTGCTGGAGGGGAGCGGTCAGCAGCGGCACAGTCTCGTGGACCTGTCTGTCTACTAGCCGTTGGAGCCAGGTGCTGAGGCTTTGACCGTTGCTTCGCGCCATTTCCTCTCGAGAGCCGCGCGAGGAGAGTTTGAAACTTTGATTTGAAATCAAACCATGTGCCACTGCTCCCCTAAAAGTTCTTGATCATGCTTTTTTAGACTGATCTGCTTCTTGATCATGCTTGGATTGATGGGAGTAATAATTAATTAAGCCTGACGAACTGTTTGATGTGTGGGGGGTTGCAGATCAGGTCGGACGTGGAGAGGCAGGGCGACTTCATCCGCTTCCTCATCAAGGAGGTGGAGGGCGCCGCGTTCGCCGACATCAACGACGTCGTCACCTTCGTCAAGTGGCTCGACGTCGAGCTCTCACGCCTGGTACGTGCTAACCAAGCTCGCCTGCACCCTCCGTCGTCCCAAGTTCAGTGAATCTTGTCAAGGGCTAGGTGACTGATGCATTTTCAATTCCAGGTGGATGAACGGGCGGTGCTCAAGCACTTCGACTGGCCGGAGCAGAAGGCGGACGCGCTCCGGGAGGCGGCTTTCGGCTACCGCGACCTCAAGAAGGTCGAGGCTGAGGCGGCGGCATTCTGTGACGATCCCCGGCAGCCCTGCGCCTCTGCTCTCAAGAAGATGCAGGCCCTGTTTGAGAAGTAAGCCGTTCTCTTCCTGTACTATCATGCATCTTCTTCTACCTATGAGCAAATGACCAGCTTCAATCTGCCTTCTGCTTGCCCCTGTGCTCATCCTCGTTCATGGTTGTTGGCAGGTTGGAGCATGGGGTGTACAGCCTGTCTCGTGTGCGCGACGGCGCCATGAACCGCTACCGAGGGTACCAGATCCCATGGGAGTGGATGCAGGACACCGGAATTGTCAGTCAGGTAAATTCAGTTATCTAGTAGCACATGACTTACAGACAAACAGATCAATCATTCGAACAAGCATAATTTCTTGTTAGAACCTAGCCCAAGTATAGAATGATGCACTAGGTACAAAGGCACCAATATAGATCAATCATTTGAATGCTATTAGCTATATGGCACATGGTCTTGGCACCAAGATGCTGCTGATTTCGGCGCATTGAGAATGCTATGGCTTGTGTCGGTGTTCGAATGTAGTGAATTTGTTTTCGTTTTTTGCAGTAACTAGTGTCAAATAATAATAGTACCACCTTCTGAAACAAAGACGCAAATCTGAACACACTGGTCATATTGGTGCTAGAATTTTCTTTTACCTTATTTACAACCGTTAGAGGAAATTAATCAAAAAGGCAAACAAATGGCATCAAGCCATCTAACTATTGGTCCTAGATACTATAGTTCTTTATGTAGCAGATGGATTTTCAGTAGGATAGAATATTTTGAGTTGATCCTGGGTATGTGCAAGTGTACCCAATATCTCTTCATTTGTCACTGCTGCTGCTACTAGGCTAATATTCTCATTCATAAACTTTCTGAAAAATGTCCTTTGCGTACCTGCTACATGTGCATTGTCTCCATTGAGATTCCGCTCTTAAACTAGGCAATGATCCTGGTCTGCAACTTTGGGTAGGAAAATGTTTGTTTTTCTAGGTACCGCACAAATTAACTGGATGAAAAGCTTTGTAAGCTGAGCAAGTGCAGCAAGTGACAGTCACCACTAGTTTCTGTGAACAAAATGGCATTCGGTTGACAAGTTGTGTGTCTTGATGCTGCAGATCAAAATCCAGTCAGTGAAGTTAGCAAGGAAGTATCTGAGAAGGGTTTCCTCCGAGCTCGAGGCCACACAGGGCGGCCCCGACGAAGAAGAGCTCATGCTCCAGGGAGTCCGATTCGCCTTCAGAGTACACCAGGTACACCCCCCAGCTCCTCCATTTTCTCTTACACTCACTCTATCCCCATTTTTGGACATGGTACTCATTCATGTTGCTTCATGCAGTTCGCTGGCGGATTCGACGGCGACACGATGCGGGCCTTCCAGGAGATCAAGGAGAAGGCGAACGCTCTCCAGTCGCAGCGGGATCAGCAGCACCTGCAACAGCAAAGGCTCGCCGCTGGCAGAAGCTGAGACCTGAGAGTACCTACCATATACTATTCGTTGTCAGAGGAAAGTTCATATGTTTCCTGTAACGAAAACACTTTCACAAAatttatcatcaatgaacacttctTTGCTCTCACTGAAATCTTCCAGAGTCAGTGTGTTTGCTATAACTTGTGAACTAATACCCGAGAACATGGATGCGCGATCATGTGTAGATGATATGTTGCTATCTGAATTTACACGCTAAGATGAAAATCAGTGGCAAATTTTGACAAGCTAGAAAGAAACATAGAAAGAGAACTGAGCACTCTGCACATTGTTCAGCAAGGCAGGCTCTTGGAGCTAGAGCTGGCCACTAGCTGCTTGGCGTTGGTCATGTCCACGGACGCCGTGGCTCGCCGCATGATGGACCTCATGTTCATGTCCAGGCTCTGCTTCACTATCCTGTCCACGGCGCTCCGGCAAGCCTTCGTCCCGTCGGCaccaccgtcgttgccatggcacGCTTCCATGCGCGGGCCGGAGTGCGCCCTGATCCGGTCCTGCCCGTCGTCCTTGAACCACTGAAGGATCTTGGCCGCCCTGCTCCGCGCGAGGGGGCTCCCGAGCAGCGACACCTCGAGGAGCGCCTGCACGGCGCCGAGCTGGCGCATCCGCCGCAGCAgcgcgcggccgccgccgccgccgtgcgcgAGCGCCATGACCAGGTACGTCGCGTGCTCCTGGCACCCCGCGCTCTCGTGCCGCGCCATGGCCTCCACCAGCGCCCTGGGCGCCTCCTCGTCCTCCGCCATCTCCCGCCTCCCCGCCGCGCTCGCCGCCGCCACGTCGGCGAGGACAGCCAGCGCCGCCTCCGCTGTCGTCTCCGTATGCTCCATCAGGGAGGGCGCCAGTAGCGCGCGCACGGCGCCGCTGGTGACCACGGCCCGGACGTGCTCGAGCTTGGCGGAGAGGTTGCGGAGCGCGGCCAGGCACGCCAGCCTCGTGTCGGCCGGGACGTCGGCGGCGCCGAGCGTTGCGACGAGGAACGGGAGGAGGTCGGCCGTGGAGAGCGGGAAGTCGGTGTTGGCCAGCGaggagacggagaggaggaggagcgcgaggTCGTGGCTTGTTGACAGGTCCATGAGCTTCGGCAGCTTCTTGAGAAGGCCGGCCTTCACTATGTGCACCTTGTTTCTGAAAACCAAAAATCAACAATGGCATGCTTCTTCAGAGGATCAACCATGCCACAATCACACAAGACAAGTGCTGAAAATGAGATTAATAGTTCTAGCATCTGCTGAGCACAAGATCTCTTATGCGCGTGGTTAGATTTATTTTTTAAGAAATTTTGATGGAAAAAATACGAGGAAGAAGAACTGATTGAAAAATGTGGGAATGGGATTAATGCACCAAACACTATTTGGATCAACCGATCAAGCAAATTACCAGCGAGTAGATGGGTTCTGCGTGCATAGACTCTTGTGGTCTTCGTGCACAGCTGGGATTCGTTAGGCAGGCGAGTTGGCGCCACGGTTTTGAATTTCGGTTTCAGAAAGATTTAGTTCCAGCGGTTTCGTTTTGCATTTGGGTCAAAGGACCGGAACAGCGGCGATTTGAAATTcaacatttttttctggatttttgaaATTCATTTGAATTCTTGTGCGCGACTGAAACGCAAAACGAAATCGCTGGAACTAAATCTTTCAGGAATTCATTTCAATTTTCTGTCATATCGTTGAAAGTGAAAACCCTTGTCGATCACTGTCGTATCGTGCACTTGAGTCTCACCACTACCTCAACTGAAGCACGATGTCTGTGTTCGTGGTGGCCATGCAAAACTGAGTGCAGGGTCTCCATCATCATAACATCCACTTGCTCTGGCCTCTGCTTGCCATATCTTATCCAAACGGAGCACATGTGTTACTATAGTTAGGCAGGATTTTCCATGGAGGGACAAGAGGAAAAAGGGAAGGAGAATAGCACTTCATATAGTAGTAGTACATTATTAGATTGTTGGCACAGTTTGGTATGTAGCGTCGCAAGTCAAattgcagcaaccctgctgccaaaCATTGTACCTACGTCTGGCCTGCCTAATCATCCAACGAACTACTACTAAAATGAATTATTGTATGCAGAGTCAGATAGAGTGCTGACATTTCTTCTCAAAGCCAACATGTGATTCTCTGATACCGCAGCTAATCCAACACTAGGTTCCAAGAAGAACAGCCAAAGGTTAGCACGGGCCCCTCGCCTAATATGCAAGGAAAATGCTGTGCATGTTGAGGAATTCTTGTGGGCGACGACTAATTGTGCATGGCGACACTGACTGCAGAGCATGTGAAAAAACTGTGTCATTGTCAAGGCTGGGTTAGTGCTTTCCGTGGAATCATACTAGAAGGAGAAAAAGAAGATCACATGTGAAAAAACTGTGTTCATGTCGGGGAGCATGCGAGAACGACCATGATACACTGCTCGGTCGGTTGATTTCTTGCTAATTCACCGGACGATTTGCACGGGGAAGATCAATGGGCAGGAGACCGATCGTATCATACTGGACACAGCACAGCACGGCATGGCGCGCGCCAACTCACAGCAGCAGCGATCTAGGAGGAGGCAGTGACTGACTGACCTGTGGGTGCCTCTGGCGAGCTCGAGCAGCGCCCGCGCGGCGGCCAGACGTGCACCGGCGCCTGCCCCGGCGTCCGCGAGCATGGACACGAGCGGCGGCACGACGCCGAGCTCCGGGAGGGCGCGCTTGGTCCGCTCGTCCGACCGCGCCAGCCTCCCGACCTCCCCGGCCGCTTCCTTCCTCTCCACCTCCGACGCGGCGCCGAGGCTCAGCCGCCTCACGGCCCTCCtcatcgccgccccgtcgccgTCTCCTGCGGTCGTCGCCGCCACCTCCCCCATCGTCCACGCGAGGGTGCACCAGAGTTCCGGAGGGTACGTGTTTTCTGGCGGGGGAAGAAGAAATGAAAGTTGGGTTGGGTTCGGCCGACGTGTAGAGCAGAGCACCTGGGTGGGCCGTGGGCGTGGGTGGAGAGGGAGGGTTTAGGCATGCACGGTAGCACGAAAAGGCTGGTTGATTATAAGCGGCGGCGCGCCGACATGACCGGCCGGACAGCTATCGTCGCGCCTGGGGGTGGTACGTGGCCGTGCACTACGACCGATCCGTGCGTGTGGCCTTGTGGCCTGTGCTCCTGTCGCGCGCAGATTAACCAGTGCTTGGCTGCCTGAACGGCGACGTTTAACCATGTGTCACCTGAACTTAGGCAccacaaggacaaccaagatcaaaaaataaataaataattgtaGCACTGCTTCCTCTGTTTTCGGCTCAACCAGCTCCAAACTTGTGTACGTGTGGCATTCATAACGTGGCCGAACTCGACGGCCTCCTGTCGTACAAGGCCAGCTGTTTCCGCTACGGAGGAAATCAAGTTCAACTCAAATGCAACCATCGTGCACTCCTATGTAGAGTAGTACACAATTTGATGGTGACTAGAGAGCCTCCCTACGGTGGTTCATTATGCTTCAATTCATTTCTAGATTGCTCGAACCAGCTGATAAATTAAGACATAAAATAGCTCGAGAAATCATCGCACGCATGATATATATGGAAAAAAAAGTTAAGGTGACGGCGTGACTCTACGTACGTACGTGGAGCAACACAATGTATAGTGCACGTCAACTTCTCATCGACGTCAGGTCAGACCCATACCTCGATCTAGCTTGAGGATGCATGCTGGCCACTGATTCGAGAAAGAAAACGCTCTGGTACGTGGACGAGGTGGTGATCGCATCGTGGCAAGGTAGGGCGGCTCGGTCGGTGGAGCATTAACCCAGCTAGCGAGCGTACGTGAGCACACTTGATTAGTGGAGTGCTTGGACTAAGCTCCCGTAGcctgttatttttatttttatttaccaTGCGTAGTGTGCTTTGCGAGCATGTGCTGGACCTTACCGATGGATAACCGTACGGACACGTGCATGCTTTATTTTCTACTCCATCCGTAagtagtagtgatctaaacacttttatattaatttactAAAAGAGTATTtagcagtttttttttctttcatattTTTACTTAATTTAACTAGGATATGGCTAGATCTCAGCCACTGAAACTCGTCAAGTGACACACCATATAAAAACGAAGCAAGAAAAAACTAAAAGAAATGTTTGCACGGATCTCAATGTAAGATCACACAAATATAGCATCCAGTGAGACTTCCCGATTTAATTAAACTTGTGTCATTATTTAACTCTTAATTTTTTTAGGCGCTTTCACCGATCGGACTCACTTATTCGTCTTGAATTGGCATGCCACACGGATGGTTTTATTTGGCCAACCGATTTTCTGTTTGGTTCGTTTCGGTTTTCATCGTTGTTGTTGACTCATTCATCAAGGTAGTTACCGCAACAACTTCAGATGACCGGTTGCTTGCCGCTCCAGCGGAGTGCCGCCAACGCGTAGTCTCTTCTTGCCACTGATCTCTTCACCTTCTCTCAAAACCCTAACGACTCCCGACCAATGTGTCCTCCTCCCTGGTCATCGTATTTTCCAAGCCAGCGGAGACAACAGAGACATCGTCACCAACGAAGTCACATCCATTGCGCAAGAAGGGAAAGGGGAGGGCGGTCCTTGTCATGATGGCGATGGCACCAACGACCATCCCTTCACCGGAGTAGCAGAGGCGAGACAACACGGAGGATAAGTGCGACCGTGGTCCGTAGAGTCAGGATGCTCCAAAAGCTGAAGCGCATGAATGGTGTTAGGCTCAATGAGATCGGGAAGGTACCCTTGATGGAATCACCACCTCCTCTCCATGATGCGAGCAATTGAGGGAAGCTCTAGGAGCACGATTGATCCTACCGCCATTGTAAATTCCAGACAATGCCATCTGCAGATAGCAAACACGTGAGAGATTCGGATGGTGCACATGGCGAtaatttacctaggttcaggcctttGGATTGAGGTAAGACCCTACTTCCAGCTTGTCTACAGTGCGAATCTCACCTCGCATGAGAACTAGGTTTTGTATTTAGAAGGTGGTTGATCGTAGATCGTCTAGGGGTCGAAGCCTCAGATGTCTTGCTAGAATAAAGTGTCTATTTGGGGGGGGGGGTCCCTGTTGGGCCTTATATAGGTTAATGAGATAGGGTTAAAAGTCATGAGTGGGTCAAAGAGTTGTCTTATGCTCGCGTTTGGTAGAAATCTGGGTCAGTTAGTACATGTCATATACAAACAGTTCCTAGGATAATACGAAAAAGGAATCTTTGTCTTCTCCCCCAAGGTGGTGGTGTCCTCCTGATTGTCAGTGGACGTAGAGTTGTGGGCTTGAGCCACCCTATCTTTGTTGGGCCACTTCTGACCTACATAGCTA
The sequence above is a segment of the Triticum dicoccoides isolate Atlit2015 ecotype Zavitan chromosome 1A, WEW_v2.0, whole genome shotgun sequence genome. Coding sequences within it:
- the LOC119293036 gene encoding protein CHUP1, chloroplastic-like; the protein is MVAGRVKAAMGFQRSPATPKTSSTTTSSRKSAPAPAPSQNTAHVPAAARPQTPTPGRRPSGSPAPPSSGGKGGGSSFARSFGVYFPRSSAQVQPARAASAPAEVAELARLVEELQERESRLRTELLEHKILKETVVIVPFLETELAAKSSELGRCRDAMSRLQAENARLRAELDAAVASVASKEQRIAEMERRMAEMARPQRGGADDCSSSDGSMAGGGDTAAKRASKPVPPPPPPPPPPPMPTRAKPKSYFPGSSRASPANSSSSGSSTPSCSSDTAASTGRKPQLSKLPPIPPPPPPPPPSMPTRATRSASSSPSTSSGAAPAPPPPPPPPPPSGPCVRRVPEVVEFYHSLMRRDSKRDCGGGACPEAGGTGGSGAANARDMIGEIENRSSHLIAIRSDVERQGDFIRFLIKEVEGAAFADINDVVTFVKWLDVELSRLVDERAVLKHFDWPEQKADALREAAFGYRDLKKVEAEAAAFCDDPRQPCASALKKMQALFEKLEHGVYSLSRVRDGAMNRYRGYQIPWEWMQDTGIVSQIKIQSVKLARKYLRRVSSELEATQGGPDEEELMLQGVRFAFRVHQFAGGFDGDTMRAFQEIKEKANALQSQRDQQHLQQQRLAAGRS
- the LOC119293047 gene encoding uncharacterized protein LOC119293047 encodes the protein MGEVAATTAGDGDGAAMRRAVRRLSLGAASEVERKEAAGEVGRLARSDERTKRALPELGVVPPLVSMLADAGAGAGARLAAARALLELARGTHRNKVHIVKAGLLKKLPKLMDLSTSHDLALLLLSVSSLANTDFPLSTADLLPFLVATLGAADVPADTRLACLAALRNLSAKLEHVRAVVTSGAVRALLAPSLMEHTETTAEAALAVLADVAAASAAGRREMAEDEEAPRALVEAMARHESAGCQEHATYLVMALAHGGGGGRALLRRMRQLGAVQALLEVSLLGSPLARSRAAKILQWFKDDGQDRIRAHSGPRMEACHGNDGGADGTKACRSAVDRIVKQSLDMNMRSIMRRATASVDMTNAKQLVASSSSKSLPC